Below is a window of Chanodichthys erythropterus isolate Z2021 chromosome 19, ASM2448905v1, whole genome shotgun sequence DNA.
AAGACAAGAAAAGAACAAGAAGATTGAGCCTCAAGGAAATACAAAGAGAGAGACTAGGCCTGATCCATTGTTCTTGACTTAAAATGTCCTGCTGTTGTCTTACAgtggaaaaaacaacaaaattgaagcaaataaaaactttttctaaaatatctaatttaaaaacaagaacAGAATCTCTATAAAATGATTTGCTTAAAATAGTTATCATAAATAACTGAAAACTGTGCGGCATAGGTCACTgcaaagtatatacatttatttagattattttaaatatatttcatttttctATCATTTGTACCATATTTTCATAAAACAACAGGTAAATCaacatattttgaatatttatgatgcaaatataaaacgttttagagtaaaacattGACTAATGTAACTAAGGCTTATTCTTTGTAACTGCATGGAAAGACCTACTAGCACAGTCCAAAAATTCACACCCTTTTAAAGTTAAACTGtagcattaaataaataatcttgACTTTGCATGCATGATGGGAAAGTCACCAGTAGGTGTCACTGGTGATTGTGTATTTTCATGCAACTGTCAATAAATCTTTCTCTCACCAGCACGATCAGAGCAGGCTCTTGTGTAGAATGTGCACTTCCTCATCATGATCTCCTGGGAAATGATGGCGAAACTGTACACATCTCCTTTCTGAGAGACCCTCTGCTTCCTCAGGTGTTCAGGAGCCGTCCACAGATCTGAGAGAAGCGGAAACACAAATGAACCATTATGAAAATTAATGTTTAACCAAGTAACTATAATATAACAGTGTAGAAATAACTGAAATTCTTTGTcaggataataataataataataaccacCCTTTCACCTTTACTAGGACTGAGAATTGTATTGAAACCAAAGTCCGCAATCTTCACTACCATACGGTTGTCAACCACACAGTTAGTGGATTTAAGACGCCCATGGACTGCAATGTTGCTTGCATGGAGATAAGACATGCCCTAAAGGAGGTCAAAAAGTTCATACGAGAAACTGTGTTAGTATAGTACATTTACATAACTATATGTATAGCACACATCTAGGCATATAGATGATAATTGATCAATCCATTTAGACACCGCTATAtgcaaataatgaaataatacattttgaatTCAAGAAAATACTCTAAATGAAGGTAATCATCCCATTACCTTTGCAATGTCATACATGACAGAGATCTTAAACTGCCAGTCCATAAAGGTCTCTTCCGGGTATGAAATCTTATCATTAAGTACATGCTAAAAGAATAAAAATccttattatatttatatactatatcagattatttttttacatttaatcataTGAGGCTTATTATAACACTCACTCTAAGGGATCCTCTTTCTCCATATTCAAACACGCCAAAATACTCATTGTCAAATTTGACTGTCCCGTAGAATTTGGTCAAATTGTAATAATCAATTTTCAATAGCTGAAATGAAAGTGACATTATGATATCTGTTGTGAACAACACAAAGTTACTCAGGTTTTATCTTAAAATAATTCAGTGTTTTGTTATTCAGTGAAGAGAATAAAATCCTGCTACCGCGTTGAGCTCTATCCTCTGTTTTTCAGTGAAGCTTCCATCTGTGAGTCTTAACTCTTTAAGGATAACAatctgtaaagaaaaaaaaatcaacttattaaaaaaaaaacagagtgatggaatcattttaaataaatgtaagcaTTTACAGTACCTTTTTATCATAGCGTGCACGGCGTAGGATGTAGCTACTATTCTGTATAGAGTCTTCCTCAATCTAATCACAACAGACAAAGAGACATTCAAAAATGATgcagtaaaaaataaacataaaacatttcaaaacacattattataaaagtaaattaaagACTTTAGTGCCAATGCATTACCTTCAGAGAGATCATATTCCACTCATTCAACTCTAATGGGGTAATGAGCTCTGAGGAAATGTGAGACCATCTTTTCTGCATGTGATGGTAATTTCTATTTTgcctttaaaaaatatacagaaGCAACTGTAAATATCTTGCTACATACaatttcatacacaatgtgcATATAAGATATGTACTAGTAAATCCAGTGGCATCACAAAAAGTGGCATTACAAAGGGACAAAGAATAAAAGTGAAAAACAATGTATTGCTCTAACCAGTAAAAGATGAAGGCAAGTGTACCCATGACCCCCACAACAGCAGTACACAATGCTATGACAATGATGTTGTTTTCCaggcctaaataaataaattttgttttttaaagagaaaaatacattattacataatatacaataaaatatgcTTGATACTTTAACTCAAAcatcaatgtaaaaaaaaagaaactgaaatttatagtaaaaaaaacagCTGTTGTCATTGCCAGAACTTTCCCTTTAACATTTGGTAgtaatattttaagttttacaCACTGAACttatatttacagtaaaaacCATATAAAGTTTATATACCAAGTTagtaaatttgtttttttacctttataataTTACTATAACCACCTTAAAAACACACGTGGTAAAGATACAAGCTGGggtaaatactaatatatagaaagTGCACACTTGTCATTCACACAatgtgttggggaaagttacttttaaaagtaatgagttacaatattgtttttaaaagctatatttttggcaaatgtaaaggccctttcacaccaaaagttcAAATGCAAATAGAAATGCAAATTTAGTCCTGTACAGTAGAAAGACATTCTCAGTCACAGAAAAATAGGACTCAGGTTGAACACTCTTACTtctggaataaaaaaataaattaaaaaaccacaaatgtgatgtttatctaaagtaatttttccTTATTAATATGGCTGAATTGGATTATCGaaagtcagcagcaaagacatgggaaatatgtatttgtgttatttaacatatttaattattataaatttgcAAATTATTCTGGGTTTGCATTTGAccgttttcatttattttgaggaatactgaatctgtttttgtgcaagtgagatgtgtaaatgcatgctcacatttagtctagaaatACAATAACCATGTTTACACCGCGGGAAGTATCAGTCAATAAacgggaaaacaaagtaacttccattacttatttgaaaaagtaactcagatattttgttgtaaatttaaaagtaatctgttactttactagttacttgcaAAAAGTAATCCAGTTACTTAACTCAGGTTACTTGTAATGCACTTCCCCCAACActgacacacaaaaacattatacaaATATATCAAAGAACCTTAATAAACATTACGGATAAGAAAAAAGATAAGAAGAAACATAGCTactgtttttcactgtaaattataagaTGACGTGtgcatttaacagtattttactgtaaaattacatgaaaCGTCCCATTAGATCTACTACAGTTTTTCACCGTATAGAGTAAGGGAAGTTCTGTTAAACAAATAAGAGAATTTTACAATAGCATTATTACAgtcttttaatattaaaattacagtcatttgattttgaaaagTGGAATCCACTATACCTTTTGAATCTATTAATGGACGGTCTTTAGGTAGTTGACTCTGAGGCCAAATGAAGGAAGGATTGCTGTCCATTAGCTGTGTGTGGTTGGTGGAAGTGTTGAACTCATACAGAATCTTGTACTAAAGTACAGAAGAGGTAAGTTTTAATGTCCAATAATCACTCCAtaatttgctaaaaaaaaaaaaattatattctgTAAATAGATTGATATATCTAGGCATACCTCATTGTCATTGTTAGTGTAGATCAAAGAAAATGTCAGATCCCTGTCACCATATTCATCCAGCTGATAATCTCCTGCTATGCCTGTGGTTTGGATTTTTCAGATTTTAATTATCCTGTGGAATTACTAAAGCAACTCCAACATTCTGAGACATGACTGAAGCTTTTCACCTTTGAAAGACACGTTTCTGAAGTAGTTCATGCTGAAAGACTCCATATCCTGAATTTCTGAGAAGGCCGTGTTCCAGATGTTCCTCATCACCTGTCTGAACAGCAGCACTGCATCATGATATGCTGCAATATAATCATTCATCTGCACACAGAACAGTGAGGAGATGAAAGTTAGTACTTCTAGATCCATAACAGGAAAGCATCAGCATATGAATGTGAATATTGTgcaaatacactgtaaaaaatgacaaaacaagatttttgaagCTAAAAACTGTACCCACTGTGTTGTTACCAGAAGTGTCAATGGTGTATTGTCTTGTGTTGGGCATTGTTAGCACCAGGACATTCTTCATAGCATCGTTAGATGACCCATTATAATATATGTCGCTGTGAGAGAAAGTTAGTATTGTTTCACATTTACAATTTCTTTCAACTTTAGATTAGGCTTTTTGAGATTAGCACAGTTATATAGATGGCTATCCATGCACATTTAGGTCAAGATCAGTAGATATCATATAGCTCTAGATTAAAGAAAGCAGGAGTTGAAGGTGAATGACTGACTTGTAAAGGTCAATCAGAAGAAAAACTGTTTCCTCTTTAGACTCCATAGTGCCGTTCTTCAGATCCATGATGTCATCAGGTGTCCCACACATAATGACCACTGTGAAATAGAaatcaaaatagaaaacaaataaaaacacacttcaacatttacattttttgaaaaattttgACACAAATATTAACTTATAAATTACCAtaagtaaaacatttaaaaactaagGTTGAttttccttaaagggttagttcacccaaaaatgaaaattatgtcatttattactcaccctcatgccgttccacacccgtaaaaccttcgttaatcttcggaacacaaattaagatattttagtttaaatccgattgctccgtgaggcctccatagggagtaatgacatttcctctctcaagatccataaaggtactaaaaacatatttaaatcagttcatgtgagttcagtggttcaatattaatattataaagcgacgagaatataaaaacaaaacaaaataacgacttatttagtgatggccgatttcaaaacactgcttcaggaagattcggagcacaaatgaatcagtgtgtcgaatcatgattcagttcgcgtgtcaaactgccaacggctgaaatcacgaatcacatgactttggcgctccgaacagcagattcgacacactgattcatttgtgctccgaatcttcctgaagcagcgttttgaaatcggccatctctaaataagtcgttattttgttttttttggcgctccaaaaatattctcgtcgcttttataatattaatattgaaccactgtactcacatgaaccgatttaaatatgtctttagtagcttatttttaactaaaatatcttaatttgtgttccgaagattaacgaaggtcttgcgggtgtggagggtaagtaataaatgaaagaattttcatttttgggtgaactaaccctttaatattctAATAAAATAAGGTCTTACAGTTGCTCTCCCGTTTATGGCTGTCCAGAGCCTTACTCAGCTCGTCTTCTCTTCGTAGAACCACAGTTTTCTCTAAATGTTTGGAAAAGTTGCCTAAAGATACCTCAAGAGCATTTATGTACCTACAGACAAGACACAAATCAGAATGACTCAAAGGGAATATTCCTATATTCCTTCACAAAACTCTTTTGTTGTTGCAAACTACTAATGTACAATATCACTACATACTCACCAGAAACAGTCCTCTGTATTATTCTGCTTCTTGTATATAAACGTTGTGTTCCATATAGGCTTGATAGTGTCATTGAATTTCCAAAAGTGAGAGAAGAAGCTGGAGATTTTTCTGGCTGGGGGCAGAAGGCGAGTCAGATCTCTCTTGAAGTCACAAGACAATCCAAAGCTTCCTGCTGATATGATGGGCATGTTGAGGTTCAGACCGATCTCCAAACTACAAAGCACATATTAGATGTTGGGAAAACTCAGTTTCAAACAGCAAGGAACCTTTTCTTGAATAGTCTGACAGGTCCATTATCTTTTCAGTGAGGTCATAATGTTGTTCCTATCATATACTATAACTTCATGTCACTAAATGaagtgaatatttttttttcctggtcaaCAGTATCTGCCTGATGAATAAACATAAGAGTtcaaccctaacctaaccctaatccTAAAAGTACACTATCCAAAGAAGTACACTCATACTGTATTATATTGCAAAATGTATtctagtttaaatttatataaacaaaaggTAGCTGGTCGCGCACTAGGCTAGTTGAACTTAAGagtagttcactcaaaaatgaaaattctgtcattactcactcaccctcatgtcgttccaaacccatatgtgttcatcttcggagcacaaatgaagatcttttaaatgaaatctgagagctttgtAGGGACACACTGACAGCCTACGCAACCACCattttcaagccccagaaatgTAGTAAAAACATCAATAAAGTAATTCATGTGACCCCAATGGTTTAACCTCAGTTTCATGAAGCGACGCGAGTGCTTCGTTTGCGCAAACAGACATAATTTAccacattatttacaaaatattaatctccaacaTGCGTTCACGCAACAACGTCTGCTCTTGCCTCAACACAACATGCATGCGTCATGGTGCTCTCGTGAACACGCATTgaagattaatattttgtaaataaagtggtaaattatgttgttgttttttttgcaaacaaagcaaaaattcTAATATTAGCCAGCAAACATTTGGACGTTTAATGACCATTGTGTATGCTGTCAagagagggacagaaagctctcagatttcattaaaaagatcttaatttgtgttctgaagataagaaaaaggtttggaacaacataagggtgagtaattaatgacaattttcatttttgggtgaactaaccctttaagtaggaCTAAGtacatgtcaagtcaagtcacctttatttatatagcgctttttacaatgcagattgtgtcaaagcagctttacattgataactggtacataatttggctgcacagcagctcttaaataatagtgtcaatgcaggcagatcagaagcactgttaaataaatgtcaagaatactattgaatatcaaatgtcaagtgtccccaactaagcaagccaaaggcattACATCAGTGTCTACCGCttaatgtactgacaagcatttatggttaacCAAAATACActtaaatgtaatttctattgaaacttatatatcatgtatttatatatatttaatgatgaagtgcaaatttagtacatttaaaatatattaacttcaAATGCAATACTGAATAAAGCACTACAGTTAAACATATAATcaagtttacactttagaatgttaatcaacacattaaaattattatttaaagcatgacaaaattGCTAagacataatgatttaaaatgcactttaaaCTAAAACTTTTCATTTGGCAAAAtgatagatcacccaaaaatgaaaatttgatgtttatttgcttacccccagcacatccaagatgtaggtgactttgtttcttcagtagaacacaaatgatgatttttaactccaaccgttgtagtctgtcagtcaaataatgcgagtggatgggaacttctactataagagtaaataaaacttgcatagacaaatccaaattaaaccctgcggctcgtgacgacacattgatgtcctaagacacgaaacgatcggtttgtgtgagaaaccgaacagtatttatataattttttacctctaatacgccactatgtccaacggcattcatcactcgattcgtttggtttgatcgcgctctgacaatggcagtgatgtctcatTGTCATTATAccaatgacagacagcagcggttggagttaaaaatcatcatttgtgttctactgaagaaacaaagacacctacatcttggatgctctgggggtaagcagataaacagcaaattttcatttttgggtgaactatccctttaagtgtgaaataaacagtcaTGAAACTGTATTCCCTTTAAGTACACTAAAGTACACTTTTGTTTCATTAATCTTACAGTATAGTGTTTTAAAGAACATTGGACAGGATTTGAAGAACACTTAATGCAAATTAATAgaattaagtgcacttcttttttttttttgttacaagGAGTGAGTACTATAACTGATTTAAAGTGGATTCTTAAGGAGGCAGATTGCacgatctaaaaaaaaaaataggatgtaAAATGTGCAATACAGACAAAGAACTGTAAAAGCAAAATCGAACATACTCAACCATTTGGAAAGTGGCATAAGTGCAGGTTGGTCCCAGTAGAGCACATCCCTCCTCCCCTGCATTCTACGAAAGAAACCACAACGATCAGTGTgaactttatatatattgtaGCTTCTATATAGTATGTCAGAGGAAATAAAAGGCCCAAAACTGACCGCAAGATCATTTAAAATTTCAACTCCCTCGCAGGCGCTACTGGTGCAGCCTTTTTTTAAGTAGTAAATGGTTTGAAACCCTCTGAAATTAACCGATAAATCCACACCTTGAAAAAGTAGAAAAAGACACAAAGTAATCCCAAATAGAActacatttcatatttaaacaCTATTTAGATGTCACTAAATCTTTTGTTTTACATAACTTTAATTATGGCTTTGCAAGACTGTGATTTCTGATGGAGTGTTGAATAGTCATCAAATGTTGTTAGGATCATACTGTACCATCTTTTGAGTTGATCTTAGAATCAGATTCAACAGCCCTCATCACCGCAGGCTTCACAAAATTGATACTCCAGGGCGACACGTCGTCATCCAATAAAATAACATTCATCAGAAGAGTTCCATTAAAGCAAGACTCTTTCATGAAGTGACTTTGCTTTAGGAATGCCCATGATAGACATGCAAATAACCAGATGTGGTAATCCATATTCAAAAGTTACGAAGAAAGACAAACACGCAGTCTCTCAGCCTTTGAGGTCAACACGTTTAGATAGAACTGATTTTCATTGCAATGTGTTTCAGTTCATAGTAGTTTGTAGTTGTCCAGATGAGTTCCTTCGTCATATTTATGAGAATATTCCAAGAATGGAAAATGTAGAGGAACAACTAATAAGGTTGTTTTATCCAAGCTGGTCTTTTGTCCTAGACAGGCACACTTTCACATTGATCACTTTGCTCTCACCTGAGCGTGTTAATGAACAACATAGTCAGTGGCCGTgtctcaaaacctagtgagctgcctacaaAGACAGCATTTATAGGCATCATaggcaaatatttatttttgctgtcTAGATAGCAAGTTCACAAGGCTAGCTCACACAGTGATTGTCAGAGTGAGAATTTAGGCCTAATATTCTCATAGAGGTGCTATTATAAACATAAAGTATGTATTTATGGGTAATCAGATTTCTGTTAAAGCAACTGAAGCAGAAGCTCTCAGGGTCTATTGAACACTAGTGTACAGAGAAGACGACTGTGAGAAGAGTGAAGGACAAAGGTTGAACCATAAAGCCATCATCCTGTGATAAATCGATCCTGTCATAAAAGCAATCAGAATGAAGCACCTGTCCTGTTTGTTTTCCCAGGTGAGTGGAG
It encodes the following:
- the gucy2cb gene encoding guanylyl cyclase C, translating into MDYHIWLFACLSWAFLKQSHFMKESCFNGTLLMNVILLDDDVSPWSINFVKPAVMRAVESDSKINSKDGVDLSVNFRGFQTIYYLKKGCTSSACEGVEILNDLANAGEEGCALLGPTCTYATFQMVDLEIGLNLNMPIISAGSFGLSCDFKRDLTRLLPPARKISSFFSHFWKFNDTIKPIWNTTFIYKKQNNTEDCFWYINALEVSLGNFSKHLEKTVVLRREDELSKALDSHKRESNLVIMCGTPDDIMDLKNGTMESKEETVFLLIDLYNDIYYNGSSNDAMKNVLVLTMPNTRQYTIDTSGNNTMNDYIAAYHDAVLLFRQVMRNIWNTAFSEIQDMESFSMNYFRNVSFKGIAGDYQLDEYGDRDLTFSLIYTNNDNEYKILYEFNTSTNHTQLMDSNPSFIWPQSQLPKDRPLIDSKGLENNIIVIALCTAVVGVMGTLAFIFYWQNRNYHHMQKRWSHISSELITPLELNEWNMISLKIEEDSIQNSSYILRRARYDKKIVILKELRLTDGSFTEKQRIELNALLKIDYYNLTKFYGTVKFDNEYFGVFEYGERGSLRHVLNDKISYPEETFMDWQFKISVMYDIAKGMSYLHASNIAVHGRLKSTNCVVDNRMVVKIADFGFNTILSPSKDLWTAPEHLRKQRVSQKGDVYSFAIISQEIMMRKCTFYTRACSDRAEKLARVQYPSTTSFFRPDLNFENTSEREQEVCMLIRNCWDEDPDKRPDFKKIEITLWKIVSLDNQEHESYMENLIRRLQMYSRNLERLVEERTALYKAERDRADCLNFMLLPGPVVRSLKETGKVEPELFDEVTIYFSDIVGFTTLCHFSTPIEVVDMLNDIYKNFDSILDNHDVYKVETIGDAYMVVSGLPRRNGNRHAMDICFMALDILAFMGTFQLGHLPGMPVWIRIGVHSGPCAAGVVGIKMPRYCLFGDTVNTASRMESTGLPLRIHVSQSTINILQRTDCKFEYEKRGETYLKGKGKETTYWLTGVTGQNYNLPTPPTAENFQNLQQDLSEMIKTCLEKRPSCLCKRKTLSARHRKPIVEVEMDCTELPEYLHLATGDSQSTYL